The stretch of DNA ATTCCTCGATGGTCTCGCGGAGCGCCGCCTCGTCGTCGCCGAGCAATTCGGCCTGGCGGCTGTAATGCTCGTCGATCACTTCCTCGATGGCGACCGTGCAGGCCATCGCCGCTTTTTCTCCCATCAGGCCGGTTACCGCGCCCAGGGTATAGCCGGCCAGGTGCCACAGCGGCTGCAGCGCGGTCGGGCGCACCCGGCGGTCGGCGATCATGGCGTCGAAGACGTCGAGGTGGCGCTGCTCCTGATCCGCCATGCGCCGGATCACCGCGGCACTCGGGGCGCCGCCGAGAACCGCCAGTTGGCCCGCATAGATGCGCGCCGCGCCATACTCGCCCGCCTGATCGACACGGATCATCCGATGGACCAGCTGCCGTGGCGAGGGGTCGCCGGGCAGGAGGGTTTCGCCGGTTATCTTCGGGCGTTTCGATTCGGTCACACGAAGCTCCTGCTTTTGCCGAACGCCGAGCGCAGCGCGGTCGCCGCCAGCGCCAGGGCGAGCAGCATATTGTAACCCGCCATCGAGATCCCGAACAAAGACCAGGCGACCTCGTCGCAGCGCACCACCGGGGCCGCCAGGATCTGGCTCTTGAGTTGCTCGAGCGAAAGGCCGCCGCCGAGGTTGCCGCCGCACTCCGCCGTTCCCGCCCACCATTGCTGCTCGACGCCGACATGGAACCCGGCGATACCGGCATCGATGATCAGCGCGACGCCGGCCAGGGCGAGCAGCCAGCGCGCGGCGCGGGTTCGCCACAACACGATCGCCAACACGCCGAGGACGATGGCGACCCCGTACGGGTAGCGCTGATAGATGCACAGCACGCAGGGCGCCAGATCGCCGATATATTGGAAGGCGAACGCGCCGGCGAGGATCAGGATGCTGCCGGCGGTGACGATTACGGCGCTGGCACGGACGGTCGACATGACTGCCTCACGATGATAACGGTTGCCCCCTAAATAGGCCGCTCGATGGGCTTGCACAACCGCGACGGAGCTATGATAGCGTGGACACCATGACCGCGGACCGCGATCTTTTCCGCCTGATGTGCCGGCTCGTCGCCGCCGGCGACGGCGCCCCTGTCGACGTGATCGATTGGGACCGTTCGGCGGATTCATGGACGCGCTTGCTTTATATCGCCAACCTCCACTACGCGGCGCCGCTGGTCCATGACGCCGTCACCGCGTTGGACGCGATGGCCAATATGCCCGAGGACGTTGCGGGCTACCTGTCGTCGATTCGCCACGCCAACGCCGAGCGCAACGACCATATTCGGGACCAGATCGGGCACTTCGTGCCGGCGCTCAACGAAATCGGTATCGAGCCCATCCTGCTCAAGGGTACGGCCTTCCTCTATGACGATCCGGGTTATGGCGACGCCCGGATGATGGTCGATATCGACTTTCTGGTGCCGCCGGATTGCGAGCGGGCGGCGTGGGATGCGATGCGCGCCATCGGCTACACCGCCGGCGACGATGACGATTACGCGCGGGCCCACCAGATGAATGCGATCCACCGCCCGGGGGCACCGGCGGTGGTCGAGATCCACCGCACGCCGGGTCCGCAACGGACCCTGCTGACGGTCGAGTCCGCTTTCGCCGACAGTGTGCCGCTCGAACTCGCGGCCGGTCGATGCCGGGCGATGTCGCCGACCCATCGCGTTCTCCACACTTTGTTCCATGGCCAGGTACAGGATTTCCACTACTGGTTCGCACGGCCGCAATTTCGCACCCTCGCCGATTTGCGCCGGTTGGGATCGGCCGCCGGGCGCACCGTCGATTGGCCGGAGATCGAGCGCCGCTTCGCCGCCGCCGGCTACCAGACAATCGTCGACGGCACCGCGGCGCTGATGACCGACTGGTTCGGCGCCGCACCGCTCCCGCCGCGTCCGGTCACGCGCCGCGCCCGGCGCTACGTCGCCCACTGCGACGCGCGGCTCGACCATGCCGAACGCGAACTCGGCTTCTGGCAGCGCTGGATCGGCTGGGCCAGCGTCAATTTGCTGCCGGCGCGGTTGGCCTATCGTCATCGCCTCGAGGGCACCGGTTGGGGTGTGCGGCTGCCAGTCCTCGCTTACCGCCAAGCCGCCTTCGTCGCCAAGATGGCGACCTGGCCGCTGCGCCAGTGGCGACGCAGCCGCGGCTCCTAGAGCGAAGATCGGATCGTGTTCCTCGACGCACCCGATATCCCGGCCGCCACCGATCTTGCCTGCGATCTGTGCATCGTCGGCGCCGGCGCCGCCGGCATCACCCTGGCCCGTGAGTTCATCGGCGCGGGTTGGCGCGTGATCGTGCTCGAAAGCGGTGGGCTGGAACCCGAGGGCCGGGTTCAGGACCTTTACCGGGGCGAGCTCCGCGACCCCTTCTACGAGCCCCTCGACGCCACCCGCTTGCGCTATTTCGGCGGCACCACCAACCATTGGGCCGGCTTCTGCCGCATTCTCGACGCCGTCGACTTCCGCCGCCGCGACGGCTTTCCTCACAGCGGCTGGCCGTTCGGACGCGACGAATTGATCCCATATTACCGCCGCGCCCATCCGATCTGCGGCCTCGGTCCCTTCGCCTACGACCTCGCCGACTGGGCCGACGGCGATTGGCAGGAACGCCTGCCGTTCGATCCGGCGCGTCTGGTCGACGGCGTCTACCATACCAGCGCGCCGCTCCGCTTCGGCACCGCCTACCGCGCGGAGCTCGAGCGGGCGGACGATGTCGAGGTCCATTTCAACGCCAATCTGGTCGACATCGAAACCGGCCCAGCGGCGCGCCATGCCGACGCGCTGGTCGTCGCCACCCTCGACGGCGGGCGCTACCGGGTGCGGCCGCGTCATGCGGTGCTGGCCGCCGGCGGGATCGAGAACGCCCGGCTGTTGCTCAATGCGGACCGGGCGCAGCCGGGCGGGCTCGGCAACGGCCGCGATCTGGTCGGCCGCTATTTCATGGACCATCCCCTGGTCTTCGGTACCGCCGACCTGGTGCCCGCCGACCCCCATATCGGCCTCTACCTCTACGGCGGGGTCGAAACGCCGACCGGCAACATCCGCGCGGTGACGACGATGGCGGAAGCGCTGATCGAGGGCAATCGGCTGCCCAACGTCGTCATCACCTGGACCCTGCACCGCGAGTTCGCCGAAGGCGCCCATTCGGCGAGCGTCA from Alphaproteobacteria bacterium encodes:
- a CDS encoding GMC family oxidoreductase, giving the protein MFLDAPDIPAATDLACDLCIVGAGAAGITLAREFIGAGWRVIVLESGGLEPEGRVQDLYRGELRDPFYEPLDATRLRYFGGTTNHWAGFCRILDAVDFRRRDGFPHSGWPFGRDELIPYYRRAHPICGLGPFAYDLADWADGDWQERLPFDPARLVDGVYHTSAPLRFGTAYRAELERADDVEVHFNANLVDIETGPAARHADALVVATLDGGRYRVRPRHAVLAAGGIENARLLLNADRAQPGGLGNGRDLVGRYFMDHPLVFGTADLVPADPHIGLYLYGGVETPTGNIRAVTTMAEALIEGNRLPNVVITWTLHREFAEGAHSASVIYRSLRDGSLPDDIGLHLGRVLADLDDVALTTYRKVAGAPTPLTAMTAHCRVEPVPDADSRVTLTAERDPLGLRRVRLDWRPGPAGVRALHRILEMVALEAGRTGFGRANIKLDTNDPDWPGRMRPSNHHIGTTRMDDDPSRGVVDRDSRIHGIDNLYVAGSSVFPAAGPNNPTLTIVALALRLADHLKARL
- a CDS encoding nucleotidyltransferase family protein, yielding MDTMTADRDLFRLMCRLVAAGDGAPVDVIDWDRSADSWTRLLYIANLHYAAPLVHDAVTALDAMANMPEDVAGYLSSIRHANAERNDHIRDQIGHFVPALNEIGIEPILLKGTAFLYDDPGYGDARMMVDIDFLVPPDCERAAWDAMRAIGYTAGDDDDYARAHQMNAIHRPGAPAVVEIHRTPGPQRTLLTVESAFADSVPLELAAGRCRAMSPTHRVLHTLFHGQVQDFHYWFARPQFRTLADLRRLGSAAGRTVDWPEIERRFAAAGYQTIVDGTAALMTDWFGAAPLPPRPVTRRARRYVAHCDARLDHAERELGFWQRWIGWASVNLLPARLAYRHRLEGTGWGVRLPVLAYRQAAFVAKMATWPLRQWRRSRGS
- a CDS encoding disulfide bond formation protein B; its protein translation is MSTVRASAVIVTAGSILILAGAFAFQYIGDLAPCVLCIYQRYPYGVAIVLGVLAIVLWRTRAARWLLALAGVALIIDAGIAGFHVGVEQQWWAGTAECGGNLGGGLSLEQLKSQILAAPVVRCDEVAWSLFGISMAGYNMLLALALAATALRSAFGKSRSFV
- a CDS encoding demethoxyubiquinone hydroxylase family protein, with the protein product MIRVDQAGEYGAARIYAGQLAVLGGAPSAAVIRRMADQEQRHLDVFDAMIADRRVRPTALQPLWHLAGYTLGAVTGLMGEKAAMACTVAIEEVIDEHYSRQAELLGDDEAALRETIEEFRAEEIEHRDTGLREGAEEAPAYELLTGAIKAGSRLAIWLSTRI